In Deltaproteobacteria bacterium, the genomic window TTCGTCCATGAGGATGATGTGCGGTTCAAGCGCCATCGCACGAGCAATTTCGAGGAGCCTTCCTTTTCCAAAGGGTAAATTTGCTGCTGTGGTATGCGCCAGATCCGCGATACCGGTAAATTCAAGCCAGGAAGCTGCTTTTTCTTTTATAAGGCGTTCTTCTCTTAAATGTCCGGGTAATTTAAAAGCTGAGGCAATGATGCCGCTTCGAGATTTTGTATGGCGGCCGACCATGACGTTTTCGAGAACGGTCATTTGGCCGAACAATTCAATGCCCTGAAATGTGCGTACCATACTGAGTCTTGCGAGCTTCTCCGGTGGAAACCCGGTTATATCTTTCCCTTCATAAAATACCTGACCGGATGTAGGGCTATAGATACCCGTTACGATGTTAAACAGGGTTGTTTTGCCGGCTCCGTTTGGACCAATGATACCCGTAATCTCGCCTGATGCAACGGAAAAGGAGACATCCTGCAAAGCCGTAATGCCACCGAATATCTTGGTCATTCCCTCTATTCTCAGCACCTTAAAGAAATCCCCCCTCACCCCAATACTGATCGGCATGGATA contains:
- a CDS encoding ABC transporter ATP-binding protein; protein product: MLRIEGMTKIFGGITALQDVSFSVASGEITGIIGPNGAGKTTLFNIVTGIYSPTSGQVFYEGKDITGFPPEKLARLSMVRTFQGIELFGQMTVLENVMVGRHTKSRSGIIASAFKLPGHLREERLIKEKAASWLEFTGIADLAHTTAANLPFGKGRLLEIARAMALEPHIILMDEPAAGLNSRETSDLAIMIKKINDSGVTVALVEHDMELVMEICNRIVVLNLGHKLAEGTPREIQENEKVITAYLGED